The following DNA comes from Acidobacteriota bacterium.
CTCGTCCGCCTGGACCGGTGGCAACGCCGACATCTCGAACGCGTTCCGGACGAGAACCCGCTTGTCGCCGAACGGCGAGAACTTGTTCGACAGGCGCGTCGACGACGTCAGGATGACGTCGACCGAGCCTGCGATCGCCCATTCCATGCGCGCGGCGCACTGCCGCGAGAGCCCACGGTAGAACATCGGGAAGTCGTCCATGGCGTCGTACGCGGACCAGGCGAACTCGCCGCGCTGCAGCACGACGTGCGCCAGCCCGCTGGGACGGCCGACCACGACACCAAGTCGAGTCCCGCGCGAGACGAGCGCCCGCAGCCTCGCTCTGAAGCTGCGGTAGAGCAGCCGAGTGTGCCATGCACCAACCAGGGGAATCGGCTCGACGGGCAGCGCGCGCAACGCCAGCACCTGGAGATTGGCCGGCCGCGGCGTCGGCAGCAGCGTGCCGCGTGAGCGCGTCAGGTCCGCGACGCGCGGCAGCCGAGAGGGATAGGGATCGATCCAGATCGCCCGTCGGCGCTGATCCTGGAGAAAGTGGCGCACGAAGCTGTGAGGTCGCTGCGGGTAGCTGTCCCACGGCACCGGCGAGAAGTACAGCAAGGTCATCAGACCGAAGTCGCGCCATTATGTCGGACTCCGAGTCGCCGCGCAGTGAAAACCTCGGCACGAACGCCGGTGCGCCGCACGTCCGAGATGGCGGGCAGGCCGGATATACTGCCGCGCGGCCTCGACCCTGGAGCCCGACCGCTGCAGCAGGTGAATGTCGAACGGTACGTCCTCTGTGTGTTGGCGATGCCGCATGCCGGCTCGGCCGCGGTGGCGCGTCTGCTCCACGAGGCCGGCGTCGGATTCGGCGGCGTCCCTGGTGGGTTGGACGACGACGCCTGGTCGCACCCGATCTTTCGCGCGATCGACGACGAACTGCTCGAGCGTCTCGGCATGGCGAACGATGATCCGTCCGCGCTGCCGGCTGGCTGGGCCA
Coding sequences within:
- a CDS encoding glycosyl transferase, giving the protein MTLLYFSPVPWDSYPQRPHSFVRHFLQDQRRRAIWIDPYPSRLPRVADLTRSRGTLLPTPRPANLQVLALRALPVEPIPLVGAWHTRLLYRSFRARLRALVSRGTRLGVVVGRPSGLAHVVLQRGEFAWSAYDAMDDFPMFYRGLSRQCAARMEWAIAGSVDVILTSSTRLSNKFSPFGDKRVLVRNAFEMSALPPVQADERRPIVFGYVGCVGSWFDWSIVDRLAAAHPAAPVRIIGPRVTTPRGLRPNVELVGACSHEATIQHMERFSVGLIPFTPSPLTESVDPIKYYAYRAMGLPVVTTRFGEMRSRGAGDLTFFVEDHGIEATAAAALRAPVDAAETIRFRQAHDWRCRFADAGLFRRILPA